One Xiphophorus maculatus strain JP 163 A chromosome 9, X_maculatus-5.0-male, whole genome shotgun sequence DNA segment encodes these proteins:
- the LOC102218330 gene encoding zinc finger protein OZF-like isoform X1, producing MCSVEPLREFIRERLTAAAEEIFTQLEKTIVQYEEEIDRQRRLLDLSWRPRVSLQRADVPQHYICKEEEVQTDQQPRSPTAEVPLNQEEMESVQIKEEHDELHVSQNAELVLKEETDTFKVSPVPEQDRPREPGPNSDLKPAAFMGPVSDDDDLREPEPNTDQNSADAEYQNQEESNEDDSGSSTEESEQDKESRKTKLKRHRKSDTNYNLSSCKICGKTFTQKYLIAHMRIHTGEKPFKCSTCAKKFILKSHLKNHMKIHSGEKPFSCQTCGKSFIQRMNLTLHMRTHTGEKPFPCEICNKTFASRSQLTTHVRTHTGEKPYACKTCGKSFSTRGTLISHMRSHTGEKPFSCQICGQSFTQKPGLKVHSRKHTGEKPFMCQTCGKSFNQKSALLTHIRTHTGEKPFSCLTCGLCFIMKSSLTQHIRTHTGEKPYSCQICGKRCSLKGNLKFHMRIHTGEKPYSCLTCGKSFAVKCQLTRHMRTHTGEKPFSCQTCGKGFTKNLYLIAHMKTHTGEAV from the exons ATGTGTTCCGTTGAGCCTCTGAGAGAGTTTATCAGAGAGAgactaactgctgctgctgaagaaatctTCACCCAGCTGGAAAAAACCATCGTCCAGTACGAGGAGGAGATCGACCGGCAGCGGAGACTGCTGGACCTCAGCTGGAGACCCCGGGTCAGCTTACAGCGAGCAG ACGTCCCGCAGCATTACATCTGCAAGGAGGAGGAGGTTCAGACGGACCAGCAGCCCCGCAGCCCGACGGCGGAGGTGCCTTTGAATCAGGAGGAAATGGAATCTGTGCAGATTAAAGAGGAACACGATGAGCTTCATGTCAGTCAGAACGCAGAACTGGTTCTGAAAGAAGAGACGGATACCTTCAAGGTGAGTCCTGTTCCTGAGCAGGACCGCCCCAGAGAGCCAGGACCAAACAGCGACCTCAAACCGGCGGCTTTTATGGGTCCTGTTTCTGATGACGATGACCtgagagaaccagaaccaaacacggaCCAGAACTCTGCTGATGCCGAGTACCAGAATCAGGAAGAAAGCAATGAAGACGACTCTGGATCCAGCACAGAAGAGTCTGAGCAAGACAAGGAAAGTcgcaaaacaaaactaaaaaggcACCGAAAAAGTGACACCAATTATAATCTGTCATCTTGCaaaatttgtggaaaaactttCACTCAGAAGTATCTGATTGCACACATGAGGAtccacacaggtgagaaaccttttAAATGTTCCACCTGTGCCAAAAAGTTTATTCTCAAAAGTCATCTAAAAAACCACATGAAGATTCATAgcggtgagaagcctttctcctgtcagacctgtgggaaaagtttcatTCAGAGGATGAATTTAACTCTTCACATGAGAACGCACACTGGTGAGAAGCCCTTTCCATGTGAAATCTGTAATAAGACCTTTGCTAGCAGGAGTCAGTTAACTACTCATGTGAGAACtcacacaggagagaagccTTATGCTTGTAAaacctgtgggaaaagttttagtACCAGAGGTACTTTGATTAGTCATATGAGAAGTCACACAGgggagaagcctttctcatgtcaGATCTGTGGACAGAGTTTCACTCAGAAACCAGGTCTCAAAGTTCACTCACGAAaacacacaggagagaaaccgTTCATGTGTCAAacctgtggaaagagtttcaATCAGAAAAGTGCCTTGCTCACACACATAAGAACTCACACCGGTGAAAAGCCCTTTTCCTGTTTGACCTGTGGACTGTGTTTCATCATGAAGAGCAGTTTGACTCAGCATATAAGAACCCACACCGGAGAGAAGCCTTACTCTTGTCAGATCTGTGGGAAACGCTGCAGTTTAAAGGGTAATCTGAAGTttcacatgaggattcacacagggGAGAAACCATATTCATGTCTTACATGTGGAAAAAGCTTTGCAGTAAAATGTCAATTAACtcgtcacatgagaactcacacaggtgagaaaccctTTTCCTGTCAGACCTGTGGAAAGGGTTTTACCAAGAACCTTTATTTAATTGCCCACATGAAAACTCACACAGGCGAGGCGGTTTAA
- the LOC102218330 gene encoding zinc finger protein OZF-like isoform X2 — MESVQIKEEHDELHVSQNAELVLKEETDTFKVSPVPEQDRPREPGPNSDLKPAAFMGPVSDDDDLREPEPNTDQNSADAEYQNQEESNEDDSGSSTEESEQDKESRKTKLKRHRKSDTNYNLSSCKICGKTFTQKYLIAHMRIHTGEKPFKCSTCAKKFILKSHLKNHMKIHSGEKPFSCQTCGKSFIQRMNLTLHMRTHTGEKPFPCEICNKTFASRSQLTTHVRTHTGEKPYACKTCGKSFSTRGTLISHMRSHTGEKPFSCQICGQSFTQKPGLKVHSRKHTGEKPFMCQTCGKSFNQKSALLTHIRTHTGEKPFSCLTCGLCFIMKSSLTQHIRTHTGEKPYSCQICGKRCSLKGNLKFHMRIHTGEKPYSCLTCGKSFAVKCQLTRHMRTHTGEKPFSCQTCGKGFTKNLYLIAHMKTHTGEAV; from the coding sequence ATGGAATCTGTGCAGATTAAAGAGGAACACGATGAGCTTCATGTCAGTCAGAACGCAGAACTGGTTCTGAAAGAAGAGACGGATACCTTCAAGGTGAGTCCTGTTCCTGAGCAGGACCGCCCCAGAGAGCCAGGACCAAACAGCGACCTCAAACCGGCGGCTTTTATGGGTCCTGTTTCTGATGACGATGACCtgagagaaccagaaccaaacacggaCCAGAACTCTGCTGATGCCGAGTACCAGAATCAGGAAGAAAGCAATGAAGACGACTCTGGATCCAGCACAGAAGAGTCTGAGCAAGACAAGGAAAGTcgcaaaacaaaactaaaaaggcACCGAAAAAGTGACACCAATTATAATCTGTCATCTTGCaaaatttgtggaaaaactttCACTCAGAAGTATCTGATTGCACACATGAGGAtccacacaggtgagaaaccttttAAATGTTCCACCTGTGCCAAAAAGTTTATTCTCAAAAGTCATCTAAAAAACCACATGAAGATTCATAgcggtgagaagcctttctcctgtcagacctgtgggaaaagtttcatTCAGAGGATGAATTTAACTCTTCACATGAGAACGCACACTGGTGAGAAGCCCTTTCCATGTGAAATCTGTAATAAGACCTTTGCTAGCAGGAGTCAGTTAACTACTCATGTGAGAACtcacacaggagagaagccTTATGCTTGTAAaacctgtgggaaaagttttagtACCAGAGGTACTTTGATTAGTCATATGAGAAGTCACACAGgggagaagcctttctcatgtcaGATCTGTGGACAGAGTTTCACTCAGAAACCAGGTCTCAAAGTTCACTCACGAAaacacacaggagagaaaccgTTCATGTGTCAAacctgtggaaagagtttcaATCAGAAAAGTGCCTTGCTCACACACATAAGAACTCACACCGGTGAAAAGCCCTTTTCCTGTTTGACCTGTGGACTGTGTTTCATCATGAAGAGCAGTTTGACTCAGCATATAAGAACCCACACCGGAGAGAAGCCTTACTCTTGTCAGATCTGTGGGAAACGCTGCAGTTTAAAGGGTAATCTGAAGTttcacatgaggattcacacagggGAGAAACCATATTCATGTCTTACATGTGGAAAAAGCTTTGCAGTAAAATGTCAATTAACtcgtcacatgagaactcacacaggtgagaaaccctTTTCCTGTCAGACCTGTGGAAAGGGTTTTACCAAGAACCTTTATTTAATTGCCCACATGAAAACTCACACAGGCGAGGCGGTTTAA
- the LOC106700392 gene encoding gastrula zinc finger protein XlCGF57.1-like — translation MFITKHHFILNQPEAADLDQRETESPQTKGREEEPEPTEAKEEYGSELLQFVKKEELEQETHPVTGADGYVSFEIKEEPEELKQMEEDYHQLESQQMVELEDISQYGNKAVQETDTLMRGDSAPVELKEEPVELKPKQVKEEEHGSGPEQMVKMEAEGISQNEDQDVQKQETAGTDNQLPELNREQILLQNFPKHEDHQEIKFHEASGSSRDDQQQKTAQPARGQREEVEEGMEGREIHKSKTCKQCKVCGKSFKWNWYLTTRMRSHTGEEPFSCVTCGKTFKQKCSLNQHMVVHSEETLFSPKPFLHVINEKSDLTDHMRNYTGEKHFCGKSFSQSLKWVEHRSSHFGKKPFPCMTCGKGFSYQHNLTVHMRTHTSEKPFSCLTCGKRFLEKSRLNSHMRVHTEKKPFPCPTCGKGFSHSLKCIGHLSSHPGEKPFLCMTCGKGFRHKSSLIRHTRTHTGEKPFSCLTCGKFFSQEHNLKCHMRIHIGERPFSCVTCGKGFSTKNILTGHMRTHTAEKPFSCITCGKSFRHKNHLNSHIRTHTGGKPFTCGTCGKDFYEKSHLTDHMRRHDLKKMFHCNTCGKSFSERDELIGHIETHTFEKPFPCMTCGKSFGRKSNLNGHIKSHTD, via the coding sequence ATGTTTATTACTAAGCATCATTTTATACTCAACCAACCAGAGGCTGCTGATCTGGACCAGAGGGAAACAGAATCTCCACAAACCAAAGGGAGggaagaggaaccagaaccgacAGAAGCCAAAGAAGAGTATGGATCAGaactgctgcagtttgtcaagAAAGAAGAACTCGAGCAAGAAACACATCCTGTAACGGGAGCAGATGGATATGtatcttttgaaataaaagaagaacCAGAGGAACTGAAACAGATGGAGGAAGATTATCATCAATTGGAATCTCAGCAGATGGTTGAGCTTGAAGACATCAGTCAGTATGGAAATAAGGCTGTACAGGAGACGGATACCTTAATGAGAGGAGACTCCGCACCTGTTGAACTCAAAGAGGAACCAGTAGAACTAAAACCTAAGCAAGTGAAGGAAGAGGAGCATGGATCAGGACCTGAGCAGATGGTGAAGATGGAGGCTGAAGGTATCAGCCAGAATGAAGACCAGGATGTACAGAAGCAGGAGACTGCTGGTACAGACAACCAACTACCAGAACTAAATAGAGAGCAAATCCTCCTTCAGAACTTCCCTAAACATGAAGATCATCAGGAAATAAAGTTTCATGAAGCCTCAGGATCCAGCAGAGATGATCAGCAACAGAAGACAGCTCAGCCGGCCAGAGGACAGAGGGAGGAAGTAGAGGAAGGCATGGAGGGCAGGGAAattcacaaaagtaaaacatgcaaacaatgTAAAGTGTGTGGGAAAAGTTTCAAATGGAATTGGTATTTAACAACTCGCATGAGAAGTCACACAGGTGAGGaacctttctcatgtgtaaCCTGTGGAAAAACGttcaagcaaaaatgtagtttgAATCAACACATGGTAGTTCATTCAGAAGAGACGCTGTTTTCACCAAAACCTTTTCtacatgttataaatgaaaaaagtgatttaactGACCACATGAGGAATTACACAGGCGAAAAACACTTCTGTGGAAAATCTTTCAGCCAAAGTCTTAAATGGGTTGAACACAGAAGTAGTCACTTTGGTAAGAAACCTTTTCCATGTATGACATGTGGGAAAGGTTTCAGTTACCAACATAATTTGACTGTACACATGAGGACTCACACaagtgagaagcctttctcatgtttAACCTGTGGGAAACGTTTCCTTGAAAAGAGTCGGTTGAATAGCCACATGAGAGTTCACACAGAGAAGAAGCCATTCCCTTGTCCaacctgtggaaaaggtttcagTCATAGTCTTAAATGTATTGGGCACTTAAGTAGTCACCCTGGTGAGAAGCCGTTTCTCTGTATGACATGTGGGAAAGGTTTCCGTCATAAAAGCAGTTTGATTCGTCACACaagaactcacacaggtgagaagcctttctcatgtctAACATGCGGAAAATTTTTCAGTCAGGAACATAATTTGAAATgccacatgaggattcacataGGTGAGAGACCTTTCTCATGTGTaacatgtggaaaaggtttcagTACAAAAAATATCTTGACTGGccacatgagaactcacacagctgagaagcctttctcttgtaTAACATGTGGGAAGAGTTTCAGACACAAAAACCATTTGAATAGCCACATTAGAACTCACACAGGAGGGAAACCTTTCACCTGTGGAACCTGTGGAaaagatttttatgaaaaaagtcaCTTAACTGACCACATGAGAAGGCACGACCTGAAGAAAATGTTCCATTGCAACACCTGTGGAAAATCTTTCAGTGAAAGAGATGAGCTGATTGGACATATAGAAACACACACGTTTGAGAAACCTTTTCCATGTATGACATGTGGAAAAAGCTTTGGTCGTAAAAGTAATTTGAatggtcacataaaatctcacaCAGATTAG
- the LOC111609641 gene encoding uncharacterized protein LOC111609641 gives MHSGRMSWFEAVLLVLVLAVCSGLPTEPKVSAVLKGKVQDVYEELWLNNSDLARQTLAVPFLQHMQRGDLQADDYMAFMLQDILYLLNVTDMLGQMSRRTLPDDLKTFMQHRYQSYQSFSDYILDRFKLKAPLDIRPILAMERYLLDYRTIMDKEEPIFFAVSLLPCSRLWIWIASSLEESYCNAYFVWKKGNMHGNPEKHYKVLLNKNLKTPDRIKRANQIFRQQMQNEQNFFAASLVE, from the exons ATGCATTCAG GAAGGATGTCCTGGTTCGAAGCggtcctgctggttctggttctggctgtCTGCTCCGGGCTCCCAACAGAACCGAAGGTTTCTGCAGTGCTGAAAG GAAAAGTCCAGGACGTTTATGAAGAACTGTGGCTGAATAACTCGGACCTGGCCCGGCAGACGCTGGCGGTTCCCTTCCTGCAGCACATGCAGCGCGGCGACCTGCAGGCCGACGACTACATGGCCTTCATGCTGCAGGACATCCTGTACCTGCTGAACGTGACGGACATGTTGGGGCAGATGAGCCGCAGGACGCTTCCCGACGACCTGAAGACCTTCATGCAGCATCGCTACCAGAGCTACCAGAGCTTCTCCGACTACATTCTGGACCGGTTCAAGCTCAAA GCGCCGCTGGACATCAGACCCATCCTGGCCATGGAGCGGTACCTGCTGGACTACAGAACCATCATGGACAAAGAGGAGCCCATCTTCTTCGCCGTGAGTCTGCTGCCCTGCTCCAGGCTCTGGATCTGGATCGCTAGCAGCCTGGAGGAAAGCTACTGCAACGCCTACTTCGTCTGGAAGAAGGGCAACATGCACGGCAACCCGGAGAAGCACTACAAGGTTCTGCTCAACAAGAACCTGAAGACGCCCGACCGCATCAAACGGGCCAACCAGATCTTCAGGCAGCAGATGCAGAACGAGCAAAACTTCTTCGCTGCTTCGCTGGTGGAGTAG
- the LOC102232322 gene encoding zinc finger protein Xfin-like codes for MEEQKDPDGPNIKQEQEELLDKQLKNDQHAEDLQIKEEVDEYCTSQDEVRLVLKEETDTLGMNTAPEQRNNREPEPIRDRLQNARLAENQQQEGKKEESGFCKHPQPRSNKSCQKSRVQSDDAHGSKRRRRSRSLSQTEKSLFSCKVCGKSFFQSSHLNNHMRSHASKKQYPCEVCGKFLNDKGSLTVHMRTHTGEKPFTCPTCGKGFGARSSFIAHVRTHTGEKPFPCPSCEKSFIVKSHLITHMRIHTGEKPFQCLTCGKRFGAKSNLNTHMRTHTGEKPFACVSCGKSFSVRSHLITHLRTHTGEKPYSCPYCGRSFSLRSHLNVHMSTHTGEKPFPCVACGKSFRVRSSLTIHMRTHTDEKLHICDVCCKGFTQSSRLASHMRIHTGERPFPCPTCGKSFSAKTYLNTHMRTHTDEKSYLCVICGNSFSRKSNLNRHMRTHTGEKPYDCEVCGKSFGCSGSLTVHMRSHTGEKPFPCVTCGKSFSVRSYLVIHMRTHTGEKPFPCVTCRKSFLLRSHLTRHMRVHTGEKPFPCSTCGKGFSVRCHMMAHMRTHKQEKDLSDTWPVGNVSKEVWLARGVSQSVSRRFWFCSATMCSVEPLREFIRERLTAAAEEIFTQLEKTIVQYEEEIDRQRRLLDLTWRPRTEPNPAGLQQQEPVHQNFWQQNRCNTQDVPSDLEFSQQKIGSGLNPKEPEPTKEKLHDVLGWGAERLVKQEPDSCMVTVEYDDMFPTKAEPNTTQIFSQNSPKAEIQSQERSNSGSCTDEAPKAPTSDDPELRMAENAPLTEENLYSCQFCGKNFTTSKDLKVHWRSHTEKKRHTCGVCGKTLSDRSSLRKHLRIHTGEKPYPCEVCGKRFRNSCGLTKHLRIHTGEKPFTCQTCGMRFNQSSILYRHMKRKNHLNRAASPVSLLLAAVTVSRRFWFCSATMCSVEPLREFIRERLTAAAEEIFTQLEKTIVQYEEEIDRQRRLLDLSWRPRTEPNPAGFPPGRFCEEDVRNDQRLLHQEEVGPPQQELQLPEIKRKKKKKKKKPLQPPEVKEEHEELCVSQEAEQLILKQETETLMVTVEYDEPEPSNDPLLPQRSPKAETLESGTSRSEELEANCLSEPNTSRTPVKCDFCEKEFRFQYAMRRHRKIHTGEKPFSCKTCGKSFIRKFALLTHMRVHTGEKPYSCSVCGKCFRCSSDLSKHTSIHSSEKPYSCETCRKSFTTKRSLILHSRCHSEEKPYFCPICHKGFRRSDNLSVHMRTHMDEKLFTCEFCGKSFNQNVHLVIHRRTHTGESPFPCSMCEKRFKNRSALNSHLRLHAADPL; via the exons ATGGAAGAACAGAAGGATCCAGATGGTCCAAATATAAAGCAGGAACAGGAGGAACTGCTGGATAAACAGCTGAAAAATGACCAACATGCTGAAGATCTGCAGATTAAAGAGGAAGTGGACGAATACTGCACCAGCCAGGACGAAGTTCGCCTGGTTCTGAAGGAGGAGACGGACACATTGGGGATGAATACTGCTCCTGAACAGAGAAACAACAGGGAACCAGAACCAATCAGGGACCGACTCCAGAACGCGCGACTGGCTGAAAACCAGCAACAGGAAGGGAAGAAGGAAGAATCAGGATTCTGTAAACATCCACAACCAAGGTCGAATAAGAGCTGTCAGAAATCCAGAGTTCAAAGTGACGATGCACACGGTTCCAAACGTAGAAGGCGGAGCAGATCTCTgagccaaacagaaaaaagtttgttttcctgtaaagTGTGTGGCAAGAGTTTCTTCCAGAGTAGCCATCTGAACAACCACATGAGATCGCACGCAAGTAAGAAACAATACCCCTGTGAGGTCTGCGGtaagtttttaaatgacaaaggTAGCTTAACGGTTCACATGAGAAcccacacaggtgagaagcctttcacATGTCCCACCTGTGGGAAAGGTTTTGGTGCGAGGAGCAGCTTCATTGCTCATGTaagaactcacacaggtgagaagccatTTCCCTGCCCAAGCTGTGAGAAAAGTTTCATTGTAAAAAGTCATCTAATCAcacacatgagaattcacacaggtgagaaacctttccAGTGTCTCACCTGTGGAAAACGGTTTGGCGCTAAAAGCAATTTAAACACTCACATGCGAACACACACGGGTGAGAAACCTTTTGCATGTGTGAGCTGCGGGAAAAGTTTCAGTGTAAGGAGTCACCTGATCACTCATCTGAGAACACACACGGGTGAGAAGCCATACTCCTGTCCATACTGTGGCAGAAGCTTCAGTCTGCGAAGtcatttaaatgttcacatgAGCACACATACAGGAGAGAAACCTTTTCCATGTGTGGCATGTGGAAAAAGCTTCAGAGTGAGAAGCAGTTTGACAATTCACATGAGAACGCACACGGATGAGAAGCTGCACATCTGTGATGTGTGCTGTAAAGGTTTCACTCAGAGCAGCCGTCTGGCTTCTCACATGAGGATCCACACAGGGGAGAGGCCGTTCCCATGTCCcacatgtggaaaaagtttcagtgcCAAAACATATCTGAATACACACATGAGGACACACACAGATGAGAAGTCCTATCTGTGTGTGATCTGTGGGAACAGCTTCAGTCGAAAAAGCAACTTGAACAGACACATGAGGACGCACACGGGCGAGAAACCCTATGATTGTGAAGTTTGTGGGAAATCCTTTGGATGTAGCGGTAGCTTGACCGTCCATATGAGatctcacacaggtgagaaaccatTCCCATGTGTcacctgtggaaaaagctttAGTGTAAGAAGTTACCTGGTTATTCACATGCGAAcccacacaggtgagaagcctttcccATGTGTCACCTGTCGGAAGAGCTTCCTTTTACGGAGTCATTTGACTCGTCACATGAGAGTTCACACCGGCGAGAAGCCGTTCCCATGTTCGACCTGTGGGAAAGGTTTCAGTGTGAGATGTCACATGATGgctcacatgagaactcacaaACAGGAGAAAGATCTTTCTGACACATGGCCTGTGGGAAACGTCTCCAAGGA AGTCTGG TTAGCTCGTGGTGTGTCCCAGAGCGTGTccaggaggttctggttctgttcagcaaCAATGTGTTCCGTTGAGCCTCTGAGAGAGTTTATCAGAGAGAgactaactgctgctgctgaagaaatctTCACCCAGCTGGAAAAAACCATCGTCCAGTACGAGGAGGAGATCGACCGGCAGCGGAGACTGCTGGACCTCACCTGGAGACCCCGAACCGAGCCGAACCCCGCAG GTCTCCAGCAGCAGGAACCGGTCCACCAGAACTTCTGGCAGCAGAACCGCTGTAACACTCAAGATGTTCCCTCTGACCTGGAATTCAGTCAGCAGAAGATTGGTTCTGGTTTGAACCCaaaggaaccagaaccaacaaaaGAGAAACTCCATGACGTCCTGGGCTGGGGAGCAGAGCGGCTCGTTAAGCAGGAGCCCGATTCCTGCATGGTGACTGTCGAGTACGACGACATGTTCCCCACTAAAGCAGAACCAAACACAACCCAGATCTTTTCTCAGAACTCGCCTAAAGCAGAGATCCAGAGTCAGGAGAGAAGCAACTCAGGATCTTGCACAGATGAGGCTCCTAAAGCTCCAACTTCAGATGATCCAGAACTGAGGATGGCTGAGAACGCACCCCTCACTGAGGAGAACCTGTACTCATGTCAGTTCTGTGGGAAAAACTTCACCACTTCCAAGGACCTGAAGGTTCACTGGAGGAGCCACACAGAAAAGAAGCGTCATACTTGTGGAGTGTGTGGGAAAACTTTGAGCGACCGCAGCAGTTTGAGGAAACACCTTCGGatccacacaggagagaagccATATCCTTGTGAAGTGTGCGGGAAAAGATTCAGGAACAGCTGTGGCTTGACGAAGCACCTCCGGattcacacaggagagaagccATTCACATGTCAGACCTGCGGGATGCGTTTCAACCAGAGCAGCATTTTATACAGACACATGAAGAGAAAGAACCACT TAAACAGAGCAGCTAGCCCGGTTAGCCTCCTGCTAGCAGCTGTCACTGTGTccaggaggttctggttctgttcagcaaCAATGTGTTCCGTTGAGCCTCTGAGAGAGTTTATCAGAGAGAgactaactgctgctgctgaagaaatctTCACCCAGCTGGAAAAAACCATCGTCCAGTACGAGGAGGAGATCGACCGGCAGCGGAGACTGCTGGACCTCAGCTGGAGACCCCGAACCGAGCCGAACCCCGCAG GTTTTCCACCTGGTCGTTTCTGTGAGGAGGACGTCCGTAACGACCAGCGGCTCCTTCACCAGGAGGAAGTCGGACCTCCCCAGCAAGAGCTACAGCTCCCCGAGattaaaaggaagaagaagaagaagaagaagaaaccactGCAGCCTCCAGAGGTCAAAGAGGAACATGAAGAACTGTGTGTCAGTCAAGAAGCTGAGCAGCTCATCCTGAAGCAGGAGACGGAAACACTGATGGTGACAGTCGAGTATGATGAACCCGAACCGAGCAACGACCCACTCCTGCCTCAGAGATCTCCCAAAGCCGAGACTCTGGAGTCGGGGACGAGCAGGTCTGAGGAGCTGGAAGCAAACTGTCTGTCTGAACCAAACACAAGTAGAACACCTGTCAAATGTGACTTCTGTGAGAAAGAGTTCAGGTTTCAGTACGCCATGAGGAGACATCGCAAAATCCACACCGGAGAGAAGCCGTTCTCCTGCAAGACCTGTGGGAAGAGTTTCATCAGAAAGTTTGCTCTGTTGACTCACATGAGGGTCCACACTGGGGAGAAGCCATACTCCTGCTCCGTCTGCGGGAAATGTTTCCGCTGCAGCAGCGACCTGTCAAAGCACACCAGCATCCACTCCAGTGAGAAACCGTACTCCTGTGAGACCTGCCGGAAGAGCTTCACCACCAAGCGCAGTCTGATCCTCCACAGCAGGTGTCACTCAGAGGAGAAACCTTACTTCTGTCCCATTTGTCACAAAGGCTTCAGGAGGAGCGACAACCTTTCAGTTCACATGAGAACCCACATGGATGAGAAACTGTTCACATGTGAGTTCTGTGGTAAAAGTTTCAACCAGAACGTCCATCTGGTGATCCACAGGAGGACCCATACGGGGGAGAGCCCGTTCCCATGCAGCATGTGTGAGAAACGTTTTAAGAACCGCTCTGCGCTGAACAGTCATCTCCGGCTGCACGCTGCAGACCCGCTGTAg